A window of Cohnella herbarum contains these coding sequences:
- a CDS encoding GNAT family N-acetyltransferase, translating into MSINAVNIKRRDIAEEVWALQHSAYRIEAQLIGVSDLPPLQDTVQTLQACEETFLGYMDAEGELLGAVSFERDRLGKYSICRLMVHPEHMRRGIGGALLEHLLRELPHSATCSVTAEIRNLPAIALYERFGFARHDTFKPIPGIEMVRLVRKPRGN; encoded by the coding sequence ATGTCCATTAACGCAGTGAATATCAAGCGACGAGATATCGCGGAAGAGGTATGGGCTTTACAACATTCGGCCTATCGGATCGAGGCGCAATTGATAGGAGTTTCGGATCTGCCGCCGCTTCAGGATACGGTTCAAACGTTGCAGGCTTGCGAAGAAACTTTTCTTGGCTATATGGATGCCGAAGGGGAACTGCTTGGCGCCGTCTCGTTCGAGCGAGATCGATTAGGCAAATATTCGATTTGCAGGCTCATGGTACATCCGGAACATATGCGTCGAGGTATAGGGGGCGCGTTATTGGAGCATTTATTAAGGGAGCTGCCGCATTCCGCGACCTGTTCCGTAACGGCGGAAATTCGGAATCTCCCGGCCATTGCGTTATATGAACGTTTCGGTTTTGCTCGCCACGATACCTTCAAACCCATCCCGGGCATTGAAATGGTTCGGCTGGTTCGTAAACCCCGAGGGAATTAA
- the gatA gene encoding Asp-tRNA(Asn)/Glu-tRNA(Gln) amidotransferase subunit GatA — translation MSVFDLRLAELHNRLQNKQLSVAELVEHSIKRISDTDDKIGAFLALNEEGARKEAQSLDAQLAAGGERGLLFGVPAGIKDNIVTEGLRTTCGSKFLGNHDPIYDAAVVTKLRAAQSVTIGKLNMDEFAMGGSNENSAYHPVRNPWDLERVPGGSSGGSAAAVAAGQVYFTLGSDTGGSIRQPAAYCGVVGFKPTYGLVSRFGLVAFASSLDQIGPITKNVEDSAYVLQAIAGHDGRDTTSANVEIPDYLSALTGDVKGLRIGVPKEYLGQGIDPQVKERVLEALKVFEAMGAVWEEVSLPHTEYAVATYYLLASSEASSNLARFDGVRYGVRADNPANLIDLYRRSRSEGFGPEVKRRIMLGTYALSSGYYDAYYKKAQQVRTLIKQDFDQAFEKFDLIIGPTAPTPAFKLGEQVGDPLTMYLNDICTIPVSLAGVPAISIPCGTADGLPVGLQIIGKPFDESTVLKAAHAFESQTGFHDLRPALS, via the coding sequence ATGTCGGTTTTCGACTTGAGATTGGCGGAACTACATAATCGTCTTCAAAATAAACAATTATCCGTTGCCGAACTGGTGGAGCATTCCATTAAACGGATTTCCGATACGGACGACAAGATTGGCGCTTTCCTTGCTTTAAATGAAGAGGGCGCGCGTAAAGAGGCTCAGTCACTCGATGCTCAACTCGCGGCTGGCGGAGAACGCGGACTATTATTCGGCGTGCCTGCCGGAATCAAGGATAACATCGTAACGGAAGGGTTGCGTACGACTTGCGGCAGTAAGTTCCTAGGCAACCACGATCCGATCTACGATGCCGCGGTTGTCACCAAACTGCGCGCCGCGCAATCCGTAACGATCGGCAAGCTGAATATGGACGAGTTCGCGATGGGCGGTTCCAATGAGAACTCCGCTTACCATCCTGTTCGCAATCCATGGGATTTGGAACGCGTCCCCGGCGGTTCCAGCGGCGGTTCCGCGGCGGCCGTCGCTGCCGGACAAGTGTATTTCACGTTAGGTTCCGACACGGGCGGCTCGATTCGCCAGCCTGCGGCTTATTGCGGCGTAGTCGGGTTTAAACCGACTTATGGCCTCGTTTCGCGGTTCGGACTAGTCGCGTTCGCTTCGTCGCTCGATCAGATCGGCCCGATTACGAAGAACGTAGAGGATTCCGCTTACGTACTTCAAGCGATCGCGGGTCATGACGGACGCGATACCACTTCGGCTAACGTGGAAATCCCCGATTATTTGTCGGCATTGACCGGGGATGTTAAAGGCTTGCGAATCGGCGTACCTAAAGAATATCTAGGTCAAGGCATCGATCCGCAAGTGAAGGAACGCGTGCTGGAGGCATTGAAGGTGTTCGAAGCGATGGGCGCCGTTTGGGAGGAAGTTTCCCTGCCGCATACCGAATACGCCGTCGCCACCTATTATTTGCTGGCTTCTTCCGAAGCGTCCTCCAATCTGGCCCGTTTCGACGGCGTCCGGTACGGAGTTCGGGCCGACAATCCGGCTAATCTCATCGATCTGTACCGTCGCTCCCGCAGCGAAGGCTTCGGACCGGAAGTGAAACGTAGGATCATGTTAGGTACTTATGCGTTAAGCTCGGGTTATTATGACGCTTATTATAAGAAGGCTCAGCAAGTTCGTACGTTGATCAAGCAAGATTTCGATCAAGCGTTCGAGAAATTCGACTTGATTATCGGACCGACGGCTCCTACTCCGGCTTTCAAGCTGGGCGAACAAGTCGGGGATCCGCTTACGATGTATTTGAACGATATTTGCACGATTCCCGTCAGCTTGGCGGGTGTACCGGCGATCAGCATTCCTTGCGGAACGGCGGACGGATTGCCGGTCGGTTTACAGATCATCGGCAAGCCGTTCGACGAATCGACGGTACTGAAAGCCGCGCACGCATTCGAAAGCCAAACCGGGTTTCATGACCTGCGTCCGGCACTGTCTTAG
- a CDS encoding TM2 domain-containing protein → MKESEDWSQNMNEVPLPPSPDAERVQQQEQWAGYGPNGYPVSSQQRKGKKSKWVAGLLAFLVPGIGHMYLGLMVKGIVLMLLVALDITAIVFASMEIDNVLSIVLLSLLMPIIYFYNLFDAIQSTDAVNERNDSMGTLGGFGGGWAGSGFVPSAPQMSSSSPQPPTEGRGLPPIGVVLLAGAGVVFLLMSGTDWTHRLFNSAGSMFGAVVLIAAGVALWFWESRGHQRKGN, encoded by the coding sequence ATGAAGGAGTCGGAGGATTGGAGTCAAAATATGAACGAGGTACCGCTGCCTCCAAGTCCTGACGCTGAACGCGTTCAGCAACAGGAGCAATGGGCGGGTTACGGCCCTAATGGTTATCCGGTAAGCAGTCAGCAGCGGAAAGGTAAAAAAAGCAAGTGGGTCGCCGGATTGTTAGCGTTTCTAGTTCCGGGAATCGGGCATATGTATTTAGGGTTGATGGTAAAAGGCATCGTTCTTATGTTGCTTGTCGCGCTCGATATTACGGCCATCGTGTTCGCCTCTATGGAGATAGACAACGTATTATCTATCGTGTTGCTTAGCTTACTGATGCCAATCATTTACTTCTATAATCTGTTCGATGCGATCCAAAGCACGGATGCCGTGAACGAACGCAATGATTCTATGGGAACCCTCGGCGGCTTTGGCGGCGGTTGGGCAGGGAGCGGATTCGTTCCGTCGGCTCCTCAGATGTCATCGTCTTCTCCTCAACCGCCTACCGAAGGCCGCGGCTTGCCTCCCATCGGAGTCGTATTGCTAGCCGGAGCGGGAGTCGTTTTCCTGCTTATGTCGGGAACGGATTGGACGCACAGGTTATTTAATTCCGCCGGCTCCATGTTTGGCGCGGTTGTACTAATAGCGGCCGGAGTGGCGCTGTGGTTCTGGGAATCCCGCGGTCATCAACGTAAAGGCAATTAG
- the gatB gene encoding Asp-tRNA(Asn)/Glu-tRNA(Gln) amidotransferase subunit GatB yields MSKYETVVGLEVHVELHTNSKIFCGCSTSFGAPPNTHTCPVCLGHPGVLPVLNRQAVEYAMKAAMAINCEIAEWCKFDRKNYFYPDSPKAYQISQFDQPIGQNGWIDIEVNGKTKRIGITRLHLEEDAGKLTHMDGGFGSLVDLNRVGTPLVEIVSEPDIRSPEEAKAYLEKLRAIMQYCDVSDVKMEEGSLRCDANISIRPYGQEKFGTRAELKNMNSFRGVQRGLEYEELRQADVLDSGGTVVQETRRWDEAQGKTISMRGKEEAHDYRYFPDPDLVRLHIDAEWKARVQASIPELPDARQARYMQEYGLSSYDAGVLTASMKLADFFEESLKHTSDAKASANWIMGDLLGYLNANNLELGEVKITGQGLGEMIQLIEKGTISTKIAKTVFKGMIETGKSPQQIVEEQGLVQISDEGAILSIVDAVIAANPQSVEDFRNGKEKAIGFLVGQIMKETKGKANPGLVNKMLIERLNA; encoded by the coding sequence ATGTCCAAATATGAAACGGTCGTCGGTCTAGAAGTTCACGTCGAACTGCATACGAATTCGAAAATTTTCTGCGGTTGCTCGACTTCTTTCGGCGCTCCGCCTAATACTCACACTTGCCCGGTATGCTTAGGCCATCCGGGAGTACTGCCTGTTCTTAACCGTCAAGCGGTAGAATACGCGATGAAAGCCGCAATGGCGATCAACTGCGAAATCGCGGAATGGTGTAAGTTCGACCGTAAAAACTATTTTTATCCCGATTCGCCCAAGGCGTATCAAATTTCGCAATTCGATCAACCGATCGGCCAGAATGGCTGGATCGACATCGAGGTGAACGGCAAGACGAAACGGATCGGCATCACTCGCCTTCATCTGGAAGAGGACGCCGGCAAACTTACGCATATGGACGGAGGCTTCGGCTCCTTGGTCGATTTGAACCGAGTAGGCACTCCGCTCGTGGAGATCGTCTCCGAGCCCGACATCCGTTCTCCGGAAGAAGCGAAAGCTTATTTGGAGAAGTTAAGGGCGATCATGCAATATTGCGACGTTTCCGACGTGAAAATGGAGGAAGGAAGCCTTCGTTGCGATGCGAATATTAGTATCCGTCCGTATGGGCAAGAGAAATTCGGAACCCGTGCCGAATTGAAGAACATGAACTCCTTCCGCGGCGTTCAGCGCGGTTTGGAGTACGAGGAACTTCGTCAGGCGGACGTGCTCGATAGTGGCGGCACCGTCGTGCAAGAGACGCGCCGTTGGGACGAAGCGCAAGGTAAAACGATCAGCATGCGAGGTAAAGAAGAAGCGCACGACTATCGTTATTTTCCGGATCCGGATCTTGTTCGGCTGCATATCGACGCGGAGTGGAAAGCTCGCGTGCAAGCTTCGATTCCGGAGCTTCCGGACGCAAGGCAAGCGCGATATATGCAGGAGTACGGCCTATCGTCGTACGATGCCGGCGTTCTGACCGCTTCGATGAAACTTGCGGATTTCTTCGAGGAAAGCCTTAAGCACACTAGCGATGCAAAGGCATCCGCCAACTGGATCATGGGAGACTTGCTCGGCTATTTGAATGCCAACAACTTGGAACTCGGCGAAGTCAAGATTACCGGACAAGGCTTAGGCGAAATGATTCAATTAATCGAAAAAGGTACGATCAGCACGAAAATTGCCAAAACCGTGTTCAAAGGCATGATCGAAACCGGGAAATCGCCGCAACAAATCGTCGAAGAGCAAGGTCTCGTGCAGATTAGCGACGAAGGTGCGATTTTGTCGATCGTTGACGCCGTTATCGCGGCTAACCCGCAATCCGTCGAAGATTTCCGCAACGGCAAGGAGAAGGCCATAGGTTTCCTTGTCGGCCAAATCATGAAGGAAACGAAGGGGAAAGCGAATCCGGGTCTCGTAAACAAGATGTTGATCGAACGATTGAACGCATAA
- the gatC gene encoding Asp-tRNA(Asn)/Glu-tRNA(Gln) amidotransferase subunit GatC, with protein sequence MSITIKEVEHVANLARLELSDAEKEQFAGQLNAILKYAEKLNQLNTDGIEPTSHVLPLANVMREDVVKPSWPIEKVLLNAPEEEDGQFKVPAVLE encoded by the coding sequence ATGAGCATCACGATCAAAGAAGTCGAACATGTTGCCAATTTGGCGCGTCTGGAGCTGTCCGATGCGGAGAAGGAACAATTCGCGGGACAATTGAACGCCATATTGAAATACGCGGAGAAGCTGAACCAATTAAATACGGACGGCATCGAGCCGACCAGTCACGTACTGCCTCTCGCTAATGTGATGAGGGAAGATGTCGTTAAACCTTCTTGGCCGATCGAGAAAGTACTTCTCAACGCGCCGGAGGAAGAGGATGGGCAATTCAAAGTGCCTGCGGTTCTGGAATAA